DNA from Solanum stenotomum isolate F172 chromosome 3, ASM1918654v1, whole genome shotgun sequence:
CCTTACTTCTCTATTTGTATAATATGCAGGTGGATTTGGTGGTAATATTGGACATGATCCACATGTTCTGTATACACTTAGTGCTATTCAAGTCTTGGCgttatttgataaaatatatgtCCTTGACATTGATAAGGTGTCAAATTGTATCCTAGTTCATGTCACATTTACAATTGTTTTTGAGGTTCTGTGTACATATCCTTTCGATCTATGTATTACATCCGTGAACTTTGCTGCAATGCTAGCATTTAGAGAATGTGCAATGTTAACCTCACAAAACCAAAACATGTGGTTAAGTTAACATCAAGAGTACTCATCACAACAGTGGCATTCTCGACATTGGCAATTGGAAGTACTATTAAGAAATTTGGGTGTGACGAAGTGGTGGACTTAACATTTCAGCTAGATATTGCAGGTCTGCAAAATGAAGATGGATCATTTTCTGGTGATATATGGGGTGAAGTTGATACACGGTAGCTGCTTCTTACTTTGTTTGCTATTATAAATTTCGGATCCTTTATTTGGTTTCTCGttttaaaatttacttataaTGCCAAGGATTAAGCCATATATCTTTTTTcgtcaaaaaagaaaaggtatatacatgtgtttttcttttggaaCGTAATATCCTTCTTTTGGGAATTGAAAATATGATGACCTAAATATATTGTGTAGGTTCTCTTACATTGCGATCCTTTCACTCGCATTGCTGCACCGGTTAGATAAGGTTGATGTTGGAAAAGCAGTGAAATATATCTTAAGTTGCAAGAATGTGGATGGTGGATTTGGATGCACACCGGGAGCAGAATCTCATGCGGGGAAAAGTATGTCACATATAAAAAACATGCATTTTATCATACTACTAATGGCTTCTAACTGAATGACAAATGAGAGCGTTGATATACTTAGCGTTGGCCCTTTGTTGGTTTTCAACCTGTTTGTTCCACTTAGCATCCATATATCCACCAGTCTTCTTCTTATTTGAGTTGTGTATTGCTGCGTTACTGAGAGCAATTTCGACTATGCTACCATTGCAGTTTTCTGTTGCGTGGCAGCTCTCGCAATTACAGGGTCTCTACATCATGTTGATAAGGACCTCCTTGGTTGGTGGTAATGTGAAAGACAAGTCAAATCTGGGGGTCTAAATGGGCGCCCAGAGAAGCTTCCTGATGTTTGTTACTCTTGCTACATTGAATTTTTTATTGACAGGTCAGTTTTGAGTTTTACTGAGGGTCATGTTGTTGCTTCTCAGGTCTGCTACTCTTGGTGGGTTCTCTCCAGCTTAATTATGATCGACAGGGTTCATTGGATTGACAAGGGAAagcttgtaaaatttattttggactGTCAGGTTACATTCGAATATAACAACTCCCTTCACTTGAAGCTTGGCATTGAATACTATATCTTTGTGTAGTTGTCCAACATTTTTGTAAAGCCTGAGTTATATTCCTTTCACAATGTAGGACAAGGAGAATGGTGGAATTTCAGATAGGCCAGATGATGCAGTTGATGTCTTCCATACTTACTTTGGACTCGCTGGTAAGGGACATATGACATTTTTGTATTGTGAAATAGCTAATGTGTATTTTTCTTACGATTATATGACGGTCCATATGGCTGTTGAAAAGGATCTATCATCTGAATTGTGTTGTCTCCATTGGTGTAGCTATCAAATATGATCTCTCTTGGCCTTTTTAATATGCTGTGTATTGAAGTGATTAAACTATATCAAGTATGAAACTAGAAGCAAATTTTGAAGGATATTCCTGGAAACATTTTCTAAGCTCTACTGCAGTTGTTTTTCTATTGTTGATGACAATTTAGATTGACCTTTAACGACCCAAGTGTTTAAACTTATTCCTTTGATTTTCTTCTGCAACCCAGGACTTTCACTTCTTGAATATCCAGGAATAAAGCCGATAGATCCTGCTTATGCCTTGCCTGTTGATGTTGTAAACCGAGTTATGCTTGGCagataattgttgggtttttGCTCCATTCTAGCTCATAACAGCATTCTCTTGATATGAGATTAGCAGAAACAGTTTCCCTTGATGAAAGGTGGTTTGCGTTACCAATGCTGCAACATTTTCATCATAATGGCTCTTTCAGGAAGAAACAAACCTAAAGCGGATCCAGGATTTTAACTTGATGGGCTCAGCCTCTGTAGTTTTCAGCACTTAACTCATTATAATTCTTAAGTTACAGGTTCAGATTTGATATCTGTTGCTATTTTAGTGATTTTTCGTTTATATAATTATACTCTTATCGAAAATACTGGCATCATATGAATCCGTACCCTGAAAACTACATCTTGTAGCAAGCAGCAACAATGTGATAGTTGTACCAACTTCTACAATGTTAAACTAAACAAGGAagttgtttggtttgaattcaagttatgacgggattagttatgatgggataaattatgatggaataagttatgtttttaattgagtgtttggtttgttgtattcaaaataataggctttgcataaattttaaggacaattttttttttacaaaagtaCCCTTCATGAATATGAAAAGTGATGTATAAAAAAGGTTTAAAAGGaaatttttgtcatttacttgTTTTATTCTGGGATAAGTTATACTGGACATGTCAATCAAACAGTAAATTAAGTGGCACTATAATTTAATCCGTGGACTATTTTATGTAATCTTTCACACCAAATGACCTCTTGCATTATATTTAGTGGAACAATATTCTTTTCGTGTTTCTGGCATGGTCATATTTATCTTGAAATTGCAGTTATCTTAAAGGAAACTTAATGTTTGCACTACATTTATGAATGCAATATACATGTCTTTGATATAAGCTTTTATTTCCTAATCATAACTACGTGTTATGTATTCTTATTATAATTTGTGACCATTAGTGTTAAATTTCCAAGTTTAATTAAATGGCCGCAGACcttaataagtaaaaaaaattgcctaaattttagtaatttaatGTAGGGACTTGGTCACCACCAGTAATAACGAAAATTATGGAATGTTCTAGATACAGACACACGGATAGCACAaataatagattaaaaaatgattatgtTTTTTGTAACTGCCTGAAAATACggtttgaaataaaataagcaGTTACCTTACATTTTAACATTCCTCCTATATATATGCACATTTCCAATAACCTCATatcacatatattcatattccAAGAGAATTAACCCATGGCAGCATATCCCAAATCATGTGTTGTTGTGATTTTGACATGTTTTTTGATGGGTTTTTCTCATGGAATTCATCTGGATAAAAATACGATCGTTGCGTTTTTAGCTAGTGGTGTTGGTAGTGGTAGTGTTTCTGCAATGCCATGCGTGCAAAAACTAATGCCATGTCAACCAGCATTGGCAGCACATATGAAAAATCCTCCAGCAACATGCTGTATGCCATTGAAAGAAATGATATCAAATGATGCACAATGCCTTTGCACTGTGTTTGGTAATTCTGATGTCATGAAAAGTATGAATGTAACTCAAGATGAAgctttaaattttgcaaaagctTGTGATGCTAAACCTGATCTTTCCCTTTGCAAAAAAGGTACCCTCTTATTCTATGAATTTAATTGAATCCATTACATCTAATTCaaactatgtatatatataaatgcttAGAAAAGGTATGATCACATGTTATTACT
Protein-coding regions in this window:
- the LOC125858435 gene encoding geranylgeranyl transferase type-2 subunit beta 1-like produces the protein MDYKAHSLTGPIRALFTSTLPFINLRSKFVSVIWSSSAAAPAIISFSCRKIVSSILMGELLVGKHVKYIITVEKRKDDFESVVMEHLRLNGAYWGLTTLDIMGKLSAVEQDEVISWVMQCQHESGGFGGNIGHDPHVLYTLSAIQVLALFDKIYVLDIDKVSNYIAGLQNEDGSFSGDIWGEVDTRFSYIAILSLALLHRLDKVDVGKAVKYILSCKNVDGGFGCTPGAESHAGKIFCCVAALAITGSLHHVDKDLLGWW
- the LOC125858437 gene encoding non-specific lipid transfer protein GPI-anchored 3 produces the protein MAAYPKSCVVVILTCFLMGFSHGIHLDKNTIVAFLASGVGSGSVSAMPCVQKLMPCQPALAAHMKNPPATCCMPLKEMISNDAQCLCTVFGNSDVMKSMNVTQDEALNFAKACDAKPDLSLCKKAHGEASAPSPATSSDTNDSSSSNNTASPPAANTASVTSKFGGFVAVASLMSLVI